From the genome of Streptomyces sp. NBC_01260, one region includes:
- a CDS encoding tetratricopeptide repeat protein has translation MPTPTSGSSRLRDTINAAGCTYETLAKDVRRIAAENGELLQTNKSAISHWVGGARTPSGRAGQYLAEALSRRLGRVVTRTELGLHSPDTESPPDTDPVTAVTDLGRADVERRRFLAIAAFTTAGVAMPLLHDHEATSRMLRARTAHSLVGSDDIDVVRQITAAFSAADERLGGGHGLTTVTAYLADTAAPILRGRFPTEALRQAAFGAVAELAYLAGWKHHDLGHEGAAQRYYQVGYQLACEADPHGHAAWMMRALAHQSLSLKQPHHCVDLVKGALTRGLGHVDGQTEALLHITHARAYAAVGENPLAARALLRAEDALLREDGPQPSFSRVSGPAAGTVASHTARTLTDLADHIGTEQQHRDALTRWDPEKYKRVHALTHADLGDSLAAQARADEAVAAWTQALVLMEGMTSDRTRKAITSIRSTLAVYQRRRVPGAADLARRAREALA, from the coding sequence ATGCCGACACCGACCAGCGGCAGCTCCCGCCTGCGCGACACGATCAACGCCGCCGGGTGCACGTACGAGACACTCGCCAAGGACGTACGCCGCATCGCCGCCGAGAACGGCGAACTGCTCCAGACCAACAAGTCGGCCATCTCCCACTGGGTGGGCGGTGCCCGCACGCCGTCCGGCCGGGCAGGCCAGTACCTCGCCGAAGCCCTCTCCCGGCGGCTGGGCCGCGTCGTTACCCGAACCGAGCTCGGCCTCCATTCACCCGACACGGAGTCACCACCGGACACCGACCCCGTCACCGCGGTCACCGACCTCGGCCGCGCGGACGTCGAGCGCCGCCGCTTCCTCGCCATCGCCGCCTTCACCACGGCCGGCGTGGCCATGCCACTCCTGCACGACCACGAAGCCACCTCGCGGATGCTCCGTGCCCGCACCGCCCACTCCCTCGTCGGCAGCGACGACATCGACGTCGTACGACAGATCACGGCAGCCTTCAGCGCCGCCGACGAACGGCTCGGCGGCGGGCACGGCCTGACCACAGTCACCGCGTACCTTGCCGACACCGCCGCCCCCATACTGCGCGGCCGCTTCCCCACAGAAGCCTTACGCCAGGCCGCCTTCGGCGCCGTCGCCGAACTCGCCTACCTCGCAGGGTGGAAGCACCACGACCTCGGCCACGAAGGCGCTGCCCAGCGCTACTACCAGGTCGGCTACCAACTCGCCTGCGAAGCCGACCCCCACGGCCACGCCGCCTGGATGATGCGCGCCCTCGCCCACCAGTCCCTCAGCCTCAAGCAACCCCACCACTGTGTGGACCTCGTCAAAGGAGCCCTCACCCGCGGCCTCGGCCACGTGGACGGCCAAACGGAAGCGCTCCTCCACATCACACACGCCCGCGCCTACGCAGCGGTCGGCGAGAACCCATTGGCCGCCCGCGCCCTCCTCCGAGCCGAGGACGCCCTCCTGCGCGAGGACGGTCCCCAGCCCAGCTTCTCCCGCGTCAGCGGCCCAGCAGCCGGCACCGTGGCCAGCCACACCGCACGCACCCTGACCGACCTCGCCGACCACATCGGAACGGAACAGCAGCACCGCGACGCGCTCACCCGCTGGGACCCGGAGAAGTACAAGCGCGTCCACGCCCTCACCCACGCCGACCTCGGCGACAGCCTTGCCGCCCAGGCACGCGCCGACGAAGCCGTCGCCGCCTGGACCCAGGCCCTGGTCCTCATGGAGGGCATGACCTCCGACCGCACCCGCAAGGCCATCACGTCGATCCGCTCCACCCTTGCGGTCTACCAGCGCCGCCGCGTCCCCGGCGCCGCAGATCTCGCCCGCCGCGCCCGCGAGGCCCTCGCCTAA
- a CDS encoding amino acid ABC transporter ATP-binding protein, with the protein MTAMVKAEGVHKSFGAAHILKGIDLEVAPREVFCLIGPSGSGKSTFLRCINHLEQISAGRLSVDGELVGYRQKGDKLYELKDSEVALKRRDIGMVFQRFNLFPHMTAIENVMEAPVQVKRESKTVARARATQLLDRVGLSDKANNYPSQLSGGQQQRVAIARALAMEPKLMLFDEPTSALDPELVGDVLDVMRGLAEDGMTMIVVTHEMGFAREVGDALVFMDDGVVVESGHPRDVLTNPQHDRTKSFLSKVL; encoded by the coding sequence ATGACCGCCATGGTGAAGGCCGAGGGCGTCCACAAGTCCTTCGGCGCCGCACACATCCTCAAGGGCATCGACCTGGAGGTCGCCCCGCGTGAGGTCTTCTGCCTGATCGGCCCGTCCGGTTCCGGCAAGTCGACCTTCCTGCGGTGCATCAACCACCTGGAGCAGATCAGCGCCGGCCGGCTGTCCGTCGACGGCGAGCTGGTGGGCTACCGCCAGAAGGGCGACAAGCTCTACGAGCTCAAGGACAGCGAAGTCGCCCTGAAGCGCCGGGACATCGGCATGGTCTTCCAGCGCTTCAACCTGTTCCCCCACATGACGGCGATCGAGAACGTCATGGAGGCTCCGGTCCAGGTCAAGCGCGAGTCCAAGACCGTCGCCCGCGCGCGGGCGACCCAGCTGCTGGACCGGGTCGGCCTGTCCGACAAGGCGAACAACTACCCCTCACAGCTCTCCGGCGGACAGCAGCAGCGGGTGGCCATCGCCCGCGCACTGGCCATGGAGCCGAAGCTGATGCTCTTCGACGAGCCCACATCGGCGCTGGACCCGGAGCTGGTGGGCGATGTCCTGGACGTCATGCGCGGTCTCGCCGAGGACGGCATGACGATGATCGTCGTGACCCACGAGATGGGCTTCGCCCGTGAGGTCGGGGACGCGCTGGTCTTCATGGACGACGGCGTGGTGGTCGAGTCGGGCCACCCGCGCGACGTCCTGACCAATCCGCAGCACGACCGGACGAAGTCGTTCCTGTCCAAGGTCCTGTAA
- a CDS encoding DUF3631 domain-containing protein produces the protein MKDPTSPATSEASGVAWPPIAVPGQGLPRDRQTCPAIGGPPADAPHRSSRDSQPAEASAPTTASYSASDPAPGGPEAQDGGGAAGEGGAMLDDLRTAIGRYVVLPSDEALTAVTLWVAASHIQPGLQHAPRLAVVGPTKGCGKSRLLDVLYETVHQPMMTVNTSPAVVFRVIGKNPPTLLVDEADTIFGPKAGDKEDLRGLLNAGHQRNRPAWRISGPEHKPTAFPTFAMAALAGIGDLPDTIMDRAIVIRMQKRKPGERITPFRSRYSVPELHALRDRLADWLVPLRGTVAGAVPKMPVEDRAADTWEPLVIVADLAGGHWPARARAACLAMTRNEVVQDEQTTLKTRLLRDIRRVFDQESGKEALRSQDLLAVLIQDAEAPWAEYGTKGMNAYHLANLLRDFGISPANCRFENGRQAKAYARNQFVDAWARYCPDPAPSVPTAEVPARPTRGRPPAPPSGTLPTGPPGGPAGPRATR, from the coding sequence ATGAAGGACCCTACGTCCCCCGCCACCTCGGAGGCATCCGGCGTTGCCTGGCCACCGATCGCGGTTCCAGGCCAGGGTCTGCCCCGCGACCGGCAGACATGCCCCGCCATCGGAGGCCCGCCCGCCGATGCTCCGCACCGGAGCTCGCGCGATTCGCAACCTGCCGAGGCCAGTGCCCCGACAACAGCGTCGTACAGCGCAAGCGATCCCGCTCCAGGCGGACCAGAAGCCCAAGACGGCGGCGGGGCAGCAGGCGAAGGCGGCGCGATGCTGGACGACCTCCGCACGGCGATCGGGCGGTACGTGGTGCTGCCGAGCGACGAGGCCCTGACCGCCGTCACCCTCTGGGTCGCGGCTTCCCACATCCAGCCTGGCCTCCAGCACGCGCCACGGCTGGCGGTGGTCGGGCCGACCAAGGGGTGCGGCAAGTCCCGTCTCCTGGATGTCCTCTACGAGACCGTCCACCAGCCGATGATGACGGTGAACACCTCCCCCGCCGTCGTCTTCCGCGTCATCGGCAAGAACCCGCCGACGCTGCTGGTGGACGAGGCAGACACCATCTTCGGCCCCAAGGCGGGCGACAAGGAGGACCTGCGCGGCTTGCTGAACGCCGGGCACCAGCGCAACCGGCCCGCCTGGCGGATCTCCGGGCCGGAACACAAGCCGACCGCGTTCCCCACCTTCGCGATGGCGGCGCTGGCTGGCATCGGCGACCTGCCGGACACGATCATGGACCGGGCGATCGTCATCCGCATGCAGAAGCGCAAGCCGGGCGAGCGGATCACCCCGTTCCGCTCGCGGTACTCCGTGCCGGAACTGCACGCGCTGCGCGACCGGCTGGCCGACTGGCTGGTCCCGCTGCGCGGCACCGTCGCGGGCGCGGTGCCGAAGATGCCCGTCGAGGACCGCGCCGCCGACACATGGGAGCCGCTCGTCATCGTCGCCGATCTCGCAGGCGGGCATTGGCCCGCGCGGGCACGTGCGGCCTGTCTGGCGATGACGCGCAACGAGGTGGTCCAGGACGAGCAGACGACGCTGAAGACGCGGCTGCTGCGTGACATCCGCCGCGTCTTCGACCAGGAGAGCGGCAAGGAGGCTCTGCGTAGCCAGGACCTGCTCGCCGTGCTGATCCAGGATGCCGAGGCTCCGTGGGCGGAGTACGGCACGAAGGGGATGAACGCCTACCACTTGGCCAACCTGCTGCGCGACTTCGGTATCAGCCCGGCCAACTGCCGGTTCGAGAACGGCAGGCAGGCCAAGGCGTACGCCCGTAACCAGTTCGTGGACGCCTGGGCTCGCTACTGCCCGGACCCCGCCCCATCGGTACCCACAGCCGAGGTCCCGGCACGTCCGACCCGGGGCAGGCCGCCCGCCCCTCCGTCCGGGACGCTGCCCACCGGCCCGCCGGGAGGGCCCGCAGGCCCCAGGGCCACTCGCTGA
- a CDS encoding class I SAM-dependent methyltransferase, with product MLAQVSPWYAHAAQRTAAAPAHALAAPARMEWSTHAGIGPGAEILGWDLCGKRVLELGCGPGHNVAHLAKYLQARVTGVDLVGLQVRRARSHYGHIDGATFAAGHALHHLQATGRTFDAIYSVFGAVGLVAPELLLTAVSRRLRPGGVLAFSVPHPARAGRHPSTDDRPREDYVTMPDRTRLPLARWEFDARRWGAHLSRTGLRVTSTVELRHPRRDPWPTTLLITARKR from the coding sequence GTGCTCGCCCAGGTCTCCCCCTGGTACGCCCACGCAGCCCAGCGCACAGCCGCTGCCCCCGCACACGCCCTTGCCGCGCCTGCCCGGATGGAGTGGAGCACCCACGCGGGCATCGGTCCCGGCGCCGAGATCCTGGGCTGGGACCTGTGCGGCAAACGCGTCCTGGAGCTGGGCTGCGGCCCCGGCCACAACGTGGCCCACCTCGCGAAGTACCTCCAGGCCCGCGTCACCGGCGTAGACTTGGTCGGCCTCCAGGTACGCCGCGCCCGCTCCCACTACGGCCACATCGACGGCGCCACGTTTGCCGCCGGGCACGCACTGCACCACCTGCAGGCCACCGGCCGGACCTTCGACGCGATCTACTCCGTCTTCGGCGCCGTCGGCCTCGTCGCCCCCGAGCTCCTCCTCACCGCCGTCTCACGACGCCTGAGACCGGGCGGTGTCCTGGCCTTCTCCGTTCCTCACCCGGCACGGGCCGGAAGACATCCATCCACGGACGACCGTCCGCGCGAGGACTACGTCACCATGCCCGACCGCACCCGACTGCCCCTCGCCCGATGGGAGTTCGACGCCCGCCGCTGGGGAGCCCACCTCTCCCGGACCGGCCTGCGCGTCACCTCGACGGTGGAGCTGCGGCACCCGCGCCGCGACCCGTGGCCCACCACCCTCCTGATCACCGCCCGCAAACGCTGA
- a CDS encoding HAD domain-containing protein, with the protein MPLPYLLLDIDGVLIPFPAADGSTPPTHVRHTVLPTGRNSDDPVLVWLDPRQGGILTDLLTSGIVTPVWCTSWRKDATTIIGPLLGLPRFPYLDLPRPQITTSHPDGYLWKRDHVDVWLADAPAVWIDDDFTSLDHDWAAERTAGGTPTLIVQPDPHLGLQPEHLTEVTKWLAQLPTARAV; encoded by the coding sequence ATGCCCCTGCCCTACCTGCTCCTCGACATCGACGGCGTCCTCATCCCGTTCCCGGCCGCCGACGGCAGCACCCCGCCCACCCACGTCCGCCACACCGTCCTGCCCACCGGTCGGAACTCTGACGATCCCGTGCTCGTCTGGCTCGACCCGAGACAGGGCGGCATTCTCACCGACCTCCTGACCAGCGGGATCGTCACCCCCGTGTGGTGCACGAGCTGGCGCAAGGACGCCACCACGATCATCGGCCCCCTCCTGGGGCTGCCCCGCTTCCCTTACCTCGACCTGCCTCGCCCTCAGATCACCACCAGCCACCCCGACGGCTACCTCTGGAAACGCGACCACGTCGATGTCTGGCTGGCAGACGCCCCCGCCGTCTGGATCGACGACGACTTCACCAGCCTCGACCACGACTGGGCGGCGGAGCGTACCGCCGGCGGAACGCCGACACTGATCGTTCAGCCCGACCCACATCTCGGGCTGCAGCCCGAGCATCTGACCGAGGTGACGAAGTGGCTCGCGCAGTTACCCACAGCCCGCGCCGTTTGA
- a CDS encoding class I SAM-dependent methyltransferase codes for MTETARGTDWQAWQKSWDRQQEWYMPDREERFRVMLDMVGALVGPEPRVLDLACGTGSITDRLLGRFPKATSTGVDLDPALLAIARGSFAGDERVTFVTADLKDPRWTARLPHDSYDAVLTATALHWLHSEPLAVLYGQLGGLVRDGGVFMNADHMTDTGTPRINAAERAHRHAVMDAAKADGALDWADWWALAAKDPVLAGPTAERFRIYGEHADGDTPSVRWHADTLRAAGFGEARAVWSSPSDSLVLAVK; via the coding sequence GTGACGGAGACAGCGCGGGGTACCGACTGGCAGGCCTGGCAGAAGAGCTGGGACCGGCAGCAGGAGTGGTACATGCCCGACCGCGAGGAACGCTTCCGCGTGATGCTCGACATGGTCGGGGCCCTGGTGGGCCCCGAACCGCGGGTGCTCGACCTCGCGTGCGGTACGGGAAGTATTACGGACCGGCTCCTTGGGCGGTTCCCGAAAGCCACCAGCACCGGGGTCGACCTCGACCCGGCACTGCTCGCCATCGCCCGTGGCTCCTTCGCCGGCGACGAGCGCGTCACCTTCGTCACCGCGGACCTCAAGGACCCGCGGTGGACGGCGCGGCTGCCCCACGACTCGTACGACGCGGTCCTCACCGCCACGGCCCTGCACTGGCTGCACAGCGAGCCGCTCGCCGTTCTCTACGGGCAGCTCGGCGGCCTCGTCCGGGACGGTGGGGTGTTCATGAACGCCGACCACATGACCGATACGGGCACCCCCCGGATCAACGCCGCCGAACGCGCCCACCGGCACGCCGTCATGGACGCGGCCAAGGCCGACGGCGCCCTGGACTGGGCGGACTGGTGGGCACTGGCCGCCAAGGACCCGGTGCTCGCCGGGCCGACCGCCGAGCGGTTCAGGATCTACGGCGAGCACGCGGACGGCGACACGCCGTCCGTGCGGTGGCACGCGGACACGCTGCGCGCGGCCGGCTTCGGAGAGGCGCGGGCCGTCTGGTCCTCGCCCTCGGACAGCCTGGTGCTCGCGGTGAAGTAG
- a CDS encoding helix-turn-helix transcriptional regulator: MASEKAEGGEVPLLYSEGNVAGRVALEREVRGWSTTELAERVTRAGVKMNQTAVWRIENGSPRRRINLDEALAFSRVFELPLEELMSPPLEGLDVDSRRLVQEAVEAFYETRDARDRLHRAVVAVAGHIKAHPDSSRAIHEQCLRLMGDERDARVLSGDIEDGGHY, translated from the coding sequence ATGGCAAGCGAGAAGGCCGAGGGCGGCGAAGTGCCGCTGCTCTACAGCGAAGGCAACGTGGCGGGCCGCGTGGCCCTGGAGCGCGAGGTCAGAGGGTGGAGCACGACCGAGCTGGCCGAACGGGTGACCAGGGCCGGCGTGAAGATGAACCAGACGGCCGTCTGGCGCATCGAGAACGGCTCACCCCGTCGCCGGATCAACCTCGACGAGGCGCTCGCCTTCTCCCGCGTCTTCGAGCTCCCCCTCGAAGAGCTGATGTCGCCGCCCCTCGAAGGGCTTGACGTCGACAGCCGACGGCTCGTCCAGGAAGCCGTCGAAGCGTTCTACGAAACCCGTGACGCCCGCGACCGTTTGCACCGTGCCGTGGTCGCCGTCGCCGGCCACATCAAGGCCCACCCGGACAGCTCGCGGGCGATCCACGAGCAATGCCTCCGCCTCATGGGGGACGAGCGAGACGCCCGCGTCCTCAGCGGCGACATCGAGGACGGGGGCCACTACTGA
- the sodN gene encoding superoxide dismutase, Ni: MLSRLFAPKVKVSAHCDLPCGVYDPAQARIEAESVKAVQEKYQANEDADFRTRAILIKEQRAELAKHHVSVLWSDYFKPPHFEKFPELHQLVNDTLKALSAAKGSNDPATGQKALDLIAQIDKIFWETKKA, from the coding sequence ATGCTTTCCCGCCTGTTTGCCCCCAAGGTGAAGGTCAGCGCCCACTGCGACCTCCCCTGCGGCGTGTACGACCCGGCCCAGGCCCGCATCGAGGCGGAGTCCGTCAAGGCCGTCCAGGAGAAGTACCAGGCCAACGAGGACGCGGACTTCCGCACTCGCGCGATCCTGATCAAGGAACAGCGCGCCGAGCTCGCGAAGCACCATGTCTCGGTGCTCTGGAGCGACTACTTCAAGCCGCCGCACTTCGAGAAGTTCCCGGAGCTGCACCAGCTGGTCAACGACACCCTGAAGGCGCTCTCCGCGGCCAAGGGCTCGAACGACCCGGCGACCGGCCAGAAGGCTCTGGACCTGATTGCCCAGATCGACAAGATCTTCTGGGAGACCAAGAAGGCTTGA
- a CDS encoding tyrosine-type recombinase/integrase has product MANVQKRPNGKWRARYRDLDGKEHARHFDRKLDAQRWLDEVTASVVMGQYVDPRAGRSTFQKYAERWQGSLIASEAGERITDIALRLHLVPALGARSLAAIRRYDIQVLFKHLSDQLGPGSVRNVHDVLVRVMTAAVDDKVIASSPCRRITLPVMPDEEVTPPTVAQVEAMARVMPPYIRAAVVVLAGSGLRIGELLGLTVSDIDFKAGSIRVERQRLQSGKVGPPKTAKSRRTVPVGEVVTDALLGHLATRPSTEWLFTMEEGEPLNYRRWKTEWNCVRKALQAEENKAAGREGRKPVELPHMVTHDLRHFYASALIAGGASVKQVQMVLGHASAVITLRIYAHLWPGEEDRTRSVMDAVLGGLRTGCGPVGRLTRETAGQTA; this is encoded by the coding sequence TTGGCGAACGTACAGAAGCGCCCCAACGGCAAATGGCGCGCCCGCTACCGTGATCTCGACGGCAAGGAGCACGCTCGCCACTTCGACCGGAAGCTCGACGCCCAGCGCTGGCTCGACGAGGTCACAGCCAGCGTGGTCATGGGTCAGTACGTCGACCCGCGCGCCGGTCGCAGCACGTTCCAGAAGTACGCCGAGAGGTGGCAGGGCTCGCTCATCGCGAGCGAGGCGGGTGAGCGCATCACCGATATCGCGCTCCGGCTCCATCTCGTACCGGCGTTGGGCGCCCGCTCACTGGCGGCGATACGCCGTTACGACATACAAGTGCTCTTCAAGCACCTGTCCGACCAGCTCGGCCCTGGCAGCGTCCGGAACGTCCACGACGTCCTCGTGCGCGTCATGACGGCGGCCGTGGACGACAAGGTCATCGCCTCCAGTCCGTGCCGCCGGATCACCCTTCCGGTGATGCCGGACGAGGAGGTCACCCCGCCCACTGTCGCCCAGGTCGAGGCGATGGCGCGCGTGATGCCGCCCTACATCCGCGCGGCCGTCGTCGTGCTCGCCGGGTCAGGCTTGCGCATAGGTGAGTTGCTGGGCCTGACGGTGTCGGACATCGACTTCAAGGCCGGAAGCATTCGCGTGGAGCGGCAGCGGCTCCAGTCGGGGAAGGTCGGTCCGCCGAAGACCGCCAAGTCCCGGCGGACGGTTCCGGTGGGAGAGGTCGTCACCGACGCGCTCCTCGGGCACCTCGCCACGCGCCCGTCCACGGAGTGGCTGTTCACGATGGAGGAGGGGGAACCGCTCAACTACCGACGGTGGAAGACCGAGTGGAACTGCGTCCGCAAGGCGCTCCAGGCGGAGGAGAACAAGGCGGCCGGGCGCGAAGGCCGCAAGCCCGTCGAGCTGCCGCACATGGTGACCCACGACCTGCGGCACTTCTACGCCTCCGCGCTCATCGCGGGCGGCGCGAGCGTGAAGCAGGTCCAGATGGTCCTCGGCCACGCGTCCGCCGTCATCACGCTGCGGATCTACGCGCATCTGTGGCCGGGAGAAGAAGACCGCACCCGGTCCGTGATGGACGCCGTTCTCGGCGGCCTGCGGACCGGGTGCGGACCGGTAGGCCGTCTGACCAGAGAAACCGCAGGTCAGACCGCCTAA
- a CDS encoding helix-turn-helix transcriptional regulator, which translates to MRYLTTAEVAERYRTAESTVRYWRQLKKGPRGIKVGKRVLYPEAELLRYERALIEGGGDWGLAS; encoded by the coding sequence ATGCGATACCTGACCACCGCCGAGGTCGCCGAGCGCTACCGCACCGCCGAGAGCACCGTCCGCTACTGGCGCCAGCTCAAGAAGGGGCCGCGCGGCATCAAGGTCGGCAAGCGGGTGCTCTACCCCGAGGCCGAACTGCTGCGCTACGAGCGCGCGCTGATCGAGGGCGGAGGGGACTGGGGCCTGGCCTCATGA
- a CDS encoding DUF2716 domain-containing protein codes for MVELLETEYRRVWDRFYDEFKFRPSTSSFKWPAIKEPVASVTWSLAVLDDDPEYERLDRLVEVVEQGLKSCMGRSGTLLALDWQHTSYRFAPLGVGGPGQPAWPLSPYPDGDYYIYLSEDFRTGSFGHPWEQSLCLFGQEFLDAASAEVEKLLGQPIRRSGRAVGTA; via the coding sequence GTGGTCGAGCTGCTTGAGACCGAGTACCGACGTGTTTGGGACCGCTTCTACGACGAGTTCAAGTTCCGGCCGAGTACGAGTTCTTTCAAGTGGCCTGCCATCAAGGAGCCCGTCGCATCGGTTACCTGGAGCCTTGCCGTGCTTGACGACGATCCTGAATACGAGCGTTTGGACCGCTTGGTCGAGGTGGTCGAGCAGGGGCTGAAGTCCTGCATGGGTCGGAGCGGAACACTGCTCGCGCTCGACTGGCAGCACACGTCGTATCGCTTCGCACCGCTGGGCGTCGGCGGCCCCGGGCAGCCGGCCTGGCCTTTGAGCCCGTATCCCGATGGGGATTACTACATCTACCTCTCGGAAGACTTCCGGACGGGCAGTTTTGGGCACCCCTGGGAACAGTCCCTCTGTCTGTTCGGTCAGGAATTCCTCGACGCCGCATCCGCGGAGGTGGAGAAGCTTCTCGGCCAGCCGATCCGTAGGTCCGGCAGGGCAGTCGGCACCGCCTGA
- a CDS encoding CGNR zinc finger domain-containing protein — translation MELAYYSDYAVRLVNTEEPARNKDALTSVDAVRELFGVNGQAARRATDADVTRFRSVRARLRSVFEAADGGDETLAVDLLNSLLLEFPVSPQISGHDIRDADGKPDWHMHLADHPSNATAGYAATAAMGLAFHLTSYGVDRLGLCEAAPCRNAYLDTSTNRSRRYCSDRCATRANVAAYRARKRLETERAAETGRSAETAQPATPRSER, via the coding sequence GTGGAACTGGCCTATTACTCGGACTACGCCGTGCGCCTGGTCAACACCGAGGAGCCGGCCCGCAACAAGGACGCCCTCACCTCGGTCGACGCGGTGCGCGAGCTCTTCGGCGTCAACGGGCAGGCCGCCCGCCGGGCGACCGACGCGGATGTGACCCGCTTCCGGTCCGTCCGGGCACGGCTCCGCTCGGTCTTCGAGGCGGCCGACGGCGGGGACGAGACGCTGGCCGTGGACCTGCTCAACTCACTGCTGCTGGAGTTCCCGGTCAGCCCGCAGATCTCCGGCCACGACATCCGGGACGCGGACGGAAAGCCGGACTGGCACATGCACCTGGCCGACCATCCGTCCAACGCCACGGCGGGCTACGCCGCGACCGCAGCGATGGGCCTCGCCTTCCACCTCACCTCGTACGGCGTGGACCGGCTCGGTCTGTGCGAGGCGGCACCGTGCCGCAACGCCTACCTCGACACCTCGACCAACCGCTCCCGCCGCTACTGCTCGGACCGCTGCGCGACCCGCGCCAACGTCGCCGCCTACCGGGCCCGCAAGCGCCTGGAGACGGAGCGCGCCGCCGAGACCGGCCGCAGCGCGGAGACCGCCCAGCCCGCCACTCCGCGCAGCGAACGCTGA
- the sodX gene encoding nickel-type superoxide dismutase maturation protease has product MREVPEVPELTDEQPARGLAARVPFQVVEVTGPSMVPTLHHGDWLLVQYGAPVRPGDVVILRHPFQQDLLVVKRAVERRTGGWWVLGDNRFAGGDSTDYGTVPEELVLARVRARYRPLTKDQRSLRGVAGWAVSALRPVSAARSVSRRLRAR; this is encoded by the coding sequence ATGCGGGAGGTGCCGGAGGTGCCGGAGCTGACCGATGAACAGCCCGCACGGGGGCTGGCGGCGCGGGTGCCGTTCCAGGTGGTGGAGGTGACGGGGCCCTCGATGGTGCCCACGCTCCACCACGGGGACTGGCTGCTCGTGCAGTACGGGGCGCCGGTGCGCCCCGGTGACGTGGTGATTCTGAGACATCCGTTCCAGCAGGACCTGCTGGTGGTCAAACGGGCCGTGGAGCGGCGGACCGGCGGCTGGTGGGTGCTCGGTGACAACCGGTTCGCGGGCGGCGACAGCACGGACTACGGGACCGTGCCCGAGGAGCTCGTGCTGGCCAGGGTCCGGGCGCGCTACCGGCCGCTGACGAAGGATCAGCGTTCGCTGCGCGGAGTGGCGGGCTGGGCGGTCTCCGCGCTGCGGCCGGTCTCGGCGGCGCGCTCCGTCTCCAGGCGCTTGCGGGCCCGGTAG
- a CDS encoding aminoglycoside phosphotransferase family protein — protein MDQSLSATLLDDLCTLVGKPLPERAEIRVWGMSGVERVTFPDGTTAVFKYAKEPFDREAQALRAAYQRGLPVPALHATATQDKWLGMLMDDLGTPVRDADDLDGVAAAVMLHAARPAGGLPLLDGAGLAALPCRALDHLQRLRKTDRWTDCDDIETALGKISAAAETRVQGATLDPFGWVHSEFHPTSVHIGENGWHLLDFARAFTGPGLIDLASYHGTTDVPSPFRMRVLLEQYVTAGGHEDALAARGGLTAEAWALGWHRMWAVEWFMEQAIRWIDDPAKDPAYIPVVRRHLNDVVQLLEV, from the coding sequence ATGGACCAGAGCCTGTCCGCCACCCTGCTGGACGACCTGTGCACCCTCGTCGGCAAGCCCCTCCCCGAACGTGCCGAGATTCGCGTCTGGGGCATGTCCGGCGTCGAACGCGTCACCTTCCCCGACGGCACCACAGCCGTTTTCAAGTACGCCAAGGAGCCCTTCGACCGCGAGGCCCAGGCCCTGCGGGCGGCATACCAGCGCGGCCTCCCGGTCCCCGCCCTCCACGCCACTGCCACGCAGGACAAGTGGCTCGGGATGCTCATGGACGACCTCGGCACTCCCGTACGGGACGCCGACGACCTCGACGGTGTCGCCGCCGCCGTGATGCTCCATGCCGCCCGCCCGGCCGGCGGTCTGCCCCTCCTCGACGGTGCCGGCCTCGCAGCCCTGCCCTGCCGAGCCCTCGATCACCTCCAGCGGCTGCGGAAGACCGACCGCTGGACGGACTGCGACGACATCGAGACCGCGCTGGGGAAGATCTCCGCCGCGGCCGAGACCCGTGTCCAGGGGGCGACGCTCGACCCGTTCGGCTGGGTGCACTCCGAGTTCCACCCCACGAGCGTCCACATCGGGGAGAACGGCTGGCATCTCCTCGACTTCGCCCGCGCCTTCACCGGACCCGGCCTGATCGACCTCGCCTCCTACCACGGCACCACCGACGTACCGAGCCCCTTCCGAATGCGGGTGCTCCTGGAGCAATACGTCACTGCAGGCGGTCATGAGGACGCCCTCGCCGCCCGTGGCGGCCTGACCGCCGAGGCATGGGCACTGGGCTGGCACCGCATGTGGGCCGTGGAGTGGTTCATGGAGCAGGCCATCCGCTGGATCGACGACCCGGCCAAGGACCCCGCGTACATCCCCGTCGTCCGCCGCCACCTGAACGACGTGGTCCAACTTCTGGAGGTCTAG